The sequence GCGAATTCATGGTTGGTGGATTCCGGGAAAAGGAAAACAAACAATTTTATACTTACATGGCAATGGAATTAATATCGGAGCAAATGTTGCTCATGCCAATCGATTTCATCAATTGGGCTTTTCAGTACTGCTCTTAGATTATCGCGGTTACGGACGCAGTGAAGGTAGTTTTCCCAAGGAAGCAGAAGTTTATCAAGATGCGGAGACAGCTTGGCAGTATTTAATTCAGGAAAAGAAGATTTCACCTGACCAGATTATCATTTACGGTCATTCTTTGGGAGGTGCGATCGCAATTAATCTCGCCGTGAAACATCCAGAAGCAGCCGGCTTAATTGTAGAAAGCTCTTTTACTTCCCTAAGAAAAATGGTAGATCGGATGGGAAACTATTGGATGTTTCCAGTAGACTTAATTTTGCATCATCGATTTGATTCAATTAACAAAGTTAAAAAGCTGGAAATGCCTGTTTTATTCATTCACGGTATCGGAGATTCTCTCATTCCCTATCAGATGAGCGAACAACTATTTGCTGCTGCACCAGAACCTAAACAAATCTTACTAGTACCAGAAGCAGGACATAATAACGTAGCTGAAATTGCCGGACAAAAATACCTGCAAACAGTACAAAAATTTTTTCAATTAAAACCAACTACAACTAACTACTAATAACGCTTATGTCTTTCGTTCCTTTACACACTCACAGCGATTATAGCTTACTTGATGGAGCCAGCCAGTTACATGACTTGGTAGATAGAGCAGTTCAGTTAGGAATTAATGCGGTTGCTCTCACCGATCACGGAGTTATGTATGGTGCGATCGAACTAATCAAAGTTTGCCGAACTAAAGGAGTAAAACCGATTATCGGCAACGAAATGTACGTAGTCAATGGTAGCATTGAAAAACAAGAACGAGGACGCAAAAAATATCACCAAATTGTCTTAGCTAAAAACACCCAAGGGTATAAAAACTTAGTTAAGTTAACTACTATTTCCCATCTCCAAGGCGTGCAAGGAAAAGGCATATTTTCTCGTCCTTGTATTAATAAAGAGCTATTAACACAATATCACGAAGGTTTAATCGTCACCAGTGGTTGTCGAGCCGGGGAAGTCCCCCAATATATTCTCCAAAACAAGTTAGAAGAAGCCAAAGAGTGCGCCAAGTGGTACAAAAATTTATTTGGTGAAGATTATTATTTAGAAATTCAAGACCACGGTTATCAAGAAGACCGGATCGTTAACGTTGCGCTGGTCAAAATCGGCAAAGAACTTGGTATTAAAGTAATTGCTACAAATGATTCTCACTTTACATCTTGCTCCGATGTGGAAGCTCACGACGCCTTATTATGCGTTAATACAGGTCAGCTAATTACTGAGGAAAACCGAATGCGTTACAGCGGTACCGAATATTTGAAATCCGCTGACGAAATGAGTTATTTATTCCGAGATCATTTATCTGATGAAATCATTCAAGAAGCAATTAATAATACTCAAGAAGTTGCCGATAAAGTCGAACAGTATCAGAATATTTTAGGCGAACCGCGATTGCCTAACTTTCCCGTTCCGCCAGATCACAATGCTGACACTTACGTACAGGAAAAAGCCTGGGAAGGATTACTAGAACGATTAAACGTGAAGTCTCGTACAGAAGTCAGTTCTGTTTATAAAGAACGGCTGGAGTACGAGTTGAAAATGATTGAACGGATGGGATTTTCTACCTATTTTCTAGTAGTTTGGGACTACATTAAATTTGCTAGAGATAATAACATTCCTGTTGGCCCGGGTAGGGGTTCTGCCGCAGGTTCTTTAGTTGCTTATGCACTGAGAATTACTAATATCGATCCCGTTCATCACGGATTACTATTCGAGCGATTTTTAAATCCAGAACGGAAATCAATGCCTGATATCGACACCGACTTTTGTATTGAAAATCGCGACAAAGTAATTCAATACGTTACTGATAGATACGGTGCCGATAAGGTAGCCCAAATTATCACCTTTAACCGTATGACTTCCAAAGCGGTTTTAAAAGATGTGGCAAGGGTGTTAAATATTCCTTACAAACAAGCGGATGAAATGGCGAAAATGATTCCGGTGGTGCGGGGTAAACCTACTAAATTAAAGGTGATGATTTCTGACGATACCCCTGCACCGGAATTTAAAGAAAAATATGAAACCGATCCGGAAGTACGCCGTTGGGTTGATATGGCAATGCGGATTGAAGGTACTAACAAAACCTTTGGGGTACACGCAGCAGGTGTAGTAATTTCCGCTCAACCTTTGGATGAAATCGTACCGTTACAAAAGAATAATGATGGTTCGGTAATTACTCAGTATTTCATGGAAGATTTGGAATCGTTGGGTTTATTGAAAATGGACTTTTTGGGGTTGAGAAACCTGACGATCATTCAGAATACCATCGATTTAATTAAACAAAATCATCGGGTAGATATTCATCCTTATGAAATAACATCTGAGGAAAGAAAAGCTTATAAAATATTATCTAAGGGAGAATCAAAGAAAAGACCGCCAGGAGTTGAAAATACTTACCAAAAGTTAGAATCTGGTGATTTAGAAGGAGTATTTCAATTAGAATCTTCCGGAATGCTTGATGTGGTAGAAAAACTCAAACCGTCAAGTATCGAAGATATTTCTTCAATTCTCGCCTTATATCGTCCTGGGCCATTAGATGCGGGACTGATTCCTAAATTTATTAACCGAAAACACGGCAGAGAAGAAATTCAATACGAACATCCATCTTTAGAACCAATTCTTAAAGAAACTTATGGG comes from Leptolyngbyaceae cyanobacterium and encodes:
- a CDS encoding alpha/beta fold hydrolase encodes the protein MGLTLLIKLIQISGVAIAIAYAICCLFLYLLQNRLIFFPSPVIQVTPEVFNLTYQEVWLPVSTPSGKIERIHGWWIPGKGKQTILYLHGNGINIGANVAHANRFHQLGFSVLLLDYRGYGRSEGSFPKEAEVYQDAETAWQYLIQEKKISPDQIIIYGHSLGGAIAINLAVKHPEAAGLIVESSFTSLRKMVDRMGNYWMFPVDLILHHRFDSINKVKKLEMPVLFIHGIGDSLIPYQMSEQLFAAAPEPKQILLVPEAGHNNVAEIAGQKYLQTVQKFFQLKPTTTNY
- a CDS encoding DNA polymerase III subunit alpha, with amino-acid sequence MSFVPLHTHSDYSLLDGASQLHDLVDRAVQLGINAVALTDHGVMYGAIELIKVCRTKGVKPIIGNEMYVVNGSIEKQERGRKKYHQIVLAKNTQGYKNLVKLTTISHLQGVQGKGIFSRPCINKELLTQYHEGLIVTSGCRAGEVPQYILQNKLEEAKECAKWYKNLFGEDYYLEIQDHGYQEDRIVNVALVKIGKELGIKVIATNDSHFTSCSDVEAHDALLCVNTGQLITEENRMRYSGTEYLKSADEMSYLFRDHLSDEIIQEAINNTQEVADKVEQYQNILGEPRLPNFPVPPDHNADTYVQEKAWEGLLERLNVKSRTEVSSVYKERLEYELKMIERMGFSTYFLVVWDYIKFARDNNIPVGPGRGSAAGSLVAYALRITNIDPVHHGLLFERFLNPERKSMPDIDTDFCIENRDKVIQYVTDRYGADKVAQIITFNRMTSKAVLKDVARVLNIPYKQADEMAKMIPVVRGKPTKLKVMISDDTPAPEFKEKYETDPEVRRWVDMAMRIEGTNKTFGVHAAGVVISAQPLDEIVPLQKNNDGSVITQYFMEDLESLGLLKMDFLGLRNLTIIQNTIDLIKQNHRVDIHPYEITSEERKAYKILSKGESKKRPPGVENTYQKLESGDLEGVFQLESSGMLDVVEKLKPSSIEDISSILALYRPGPLDAGLIPKFINRKHGREEIQYEHPSLEPILKETYGIIVYQEQIMKIAQDLAGYSLGQADLLRRAMGKKKSEEMQKQRETFIDGATNNGVHKRIAEALFDQMVLFAEYCFNKSHSTAYAYVTYQTAFLKANYPEEYMASLLTANSDDQDKVKKYIANCQDLGITVEGPDINRSQVNFTPSPKKILFGLSAVKNVGSGAIENILAARQEGGKFKDLADLCDRINLHTVNSRALEALIRCGALDGINPNRKQLIEHLPLVVSWAQKSKETSDQPTLFDLGSVRSPAPQAPQAADFTPEEKLQFEKELLGFYVSAHPLKYAEKVAKILDIEVINLSQLEEQKQRKFINVIVMMTEIKQVITKKGDRMAILQVEDLTGKAKAIVFPKNYEAVNSYLVTDNPVILKAKVDKDKQEEQNQLIVEEIKPIDGEDLAKAEQMTPVENDLDLETIVLLQLKLEQISDETKLKNLKASLEEGSGNDEARFPVMAIVVGENSRQLVRFGQDFWVQDPEQTVSRLNNAGFTAYIQPTVNLLN